A genome region from Clostridium sp. JN-9 includes the following:
- a CDS encoding flagellar hook-basal body complex protein, which translates to MIRGLYTAISGMITQEAKQDIITNNLANANTVGFKQDNLAAKQFDDVLISNYDKISGGKNVKNYIGTLSMGSGIDEVKTDFTQGMIESTDKPTDFAIDGRGFFEVSRNDGIAANTYYSRDGHFHVNTAGYLVNDSGDNVLGTNVITGGTEPIYVGNGKITVDAAGNMKVDNQLKYRFNFADVNNPNDLTKVGDNLYSARNVTQINAAVKQNALEKSNVNVISTMVDMMNVMRTFETNQKVVQAMDDTLGKAVNEVGSIR; encoded by the coding sequence ATGATAAGAGGGCTTTACACAGCTATTTCAGGAATGATAACTCAGGAAGCTAAACAGGATATTATTACAAATAATCTGGCTAATGCAAATACAGTTGGATTTAAGCAGGATAATCTGGCAGCAAAACAGTTTGATGATGTATTAATATCTAATTATGACAAAATTTCCGGCGGTAAAAATGTAAAGAATTACATTGGAACATTAAGTATGGGCAGCGGCATAGACGAGGTTAAAACTGATTTCACTCAGGGTATGATTGAAAGTACTGACAAGCCAACAGATTTTGCCATAGATGGACGTGGATTTTTTGAAGTATCAAGAAATGATGGCATAGCTGCTAATACATATTACTCCAGGGATGGCCACTTTCATGTAAATACAGCAGGTTATCTTGTAAATGACAGTGGAGATAATGTGCTTGGAACTAATGTGATAACAGGTGGCACTGAACCCATATATGTTGGGAATGGTAAAATTACTGTAGATGCTGCAGGAAATATGAAGGTAGATAATCAGCTTAAATATAGATTTAATTTTGCAGATGTAAATAACCCCAATGATTTAACTAAGGTTGGAGACAATTTATATTCAGCAAGGAATGTAACACAAATAAATGCTGCGGTAAAGCAGAATGCCCTTGAAAAGTCAAATGTTAATGTAATAAGTACAATGGTAGATATGATGAATGTAATGAGGACCTTTGAAACTAACCAGAAAGTTGTCCAGGCTATGGATGATACTCTTGGAAAAGCTGTGAATGAAGTTGGTTCTATAAGATAA
- a CDS encoding DUF6063 family protein — translation MFYYLLKHGELKEDTEELYKSYSENENVTELVKGLGGASECYVNKYGGVVYLIPKEDNDFIGYSKGELKKALCKSGANDKDYYLSQFVILTLLVEFYNSQSVSSKSREYIKVGEFLNIITDRLKDGIERSANNAEGGIAFENILERFEALKSSDTKSTSKTTKEGFINTILDFLDSQGLIYYIKSDDMIKTTKKLDNFMDWNLLNKNNYNRVLKALGEDVNE, via the coding sequence ATATTTTATTATCTTCTAAAGCATGGAGAGCTGAAGGAAGATACTGAAGAGCTGTATAAAAGTTATTCGGAAAATGAAAATGTAACTGAGCTGGTTAAAGGGCTTGGTGGGGCATCTGAATGCTATGTTAATAAGTATGGGGGAGTAGTGTACCTTATACCTAAGGAAGATAATGATTTTATTGGATATTCAAAAGGTGAACTTAAAAAGGCACTTTGTAAATCCGGTGCAAATGATAAGGATTATTATTTATCCCAGTTTGTAATATTAACCCTTCTGGTGGAATTTTATAATTCTCAAAGTGTTTCCAGTAAATCCAGGGAATATATTAAAGTTGGTGAATTTTTAAATATAATTACTGACAGATTAAAGGATGGCATTGAAAGATCAGCAAATAATGCGGAAGGCGGAATTGCCTTTGAAAATATACTGGAGAGATTTGAAGCTTTAAAAAGCAGCGATACTAAAAGCACATCAAAGACAACAAAGGAGGGCTTTATAAATACAATTTTAGATTTCTTAGATAGTCAGGGACTGATTTATTATATCAAAAGCGATGACATGATTAAAACCACTAAAAAGCTGGATAATTTTATGGATTGGAATCTTTTAAACAAAAATAATTACAATAGGGTGCTGAAAGCTTTAGGAGAAGATGTAAATGAGTAA
- a CDS encoding calcium-translocating P-type ATPase, SERCA-type, whose translation MLNEKEVDLGLSTIEAERRLKKYGANILERKAHISKIKILMSQFNDFIIWVLLGATIMSSMMGEKADAITIIIIVIMNAILGFFQEFKTERSLEALKQLTAPTAKVMRDGTVKVINAENIVIGDIILLESGDRIPADCILVEDSSFMVDESLLTGESVGVLKSSSDKKNEIYMGTTVLTGKAKGKVFQTGMKTEMGKIAGMLQHIETEKSPLKQKLTALGKVLVIICIAICAIVTLTGIARGENTYDMFLVGVSLAVAAIPEGLPAIVTVALALGVSRMLKRNALVRKLPAVETLGCTSVICSDKTGTLTENNMTVKALYFNNSIYNTEDGKVPENIILKKIFTFCNDFNIDYKENNINKAVLGDPTETALVKGFFKNSSDLKKFISNSKRIYDIPFNSDRKLMSVIVRDETGDKAYIKGAPERVLERCKYILINGRKEILTSYHKKNITSAIENMSFKALRLIAGAYKDSVIVKNSSVEKDLIFVGIAGIIDPPRKEVKDAVLKCRMAGIRPVMITGDHKNTAYAIGKELDICRNQDEVITGEEIDKLSDKEFAKIIDKVNIFARVSPNHKLRIVKAFKNKKNIVAMTGDGVNDAPAVKEADIGISMGISGTDVTKEASAMILLDDNFATIVAAVEEGRVIYDNIRKFIRYLLSCNLGEVLTMFLSSLFYMNTPLLPIQILFINLATDGLPAIALGVDPADVDVMVGKPRPKDESIFARGLSEKILIRGVLIGVCTIFSFMSGQYFGMDLRSCRTLALCTLVMSQLIHVFECRSEKHSIFEIKFYTNLYLVGAVMASIAMLLCIIYIPFLQIVFHTVPLSLSQWAIVIFFSGTISLINSVYLYFK comes from the coding sequence ATGTTAAATGAAAAAGAAGTGGACTTAGGATTAAGTACCATTGAAGCAGAAAGAAGATTAAAGAAATATGGAGCCAATATATTAGAGAGAAAAGCCCATATTTCAAAGATAAAAATACTTATGTCTCAATTTAATGATTTTATAATATGGGTGCTGCTGGGAGCAACCATAATGTCCAGTATGATGGGGGAAAAGGCAGATGCAATTACGATAATTATTATTGTAATTATGAATGCCATACTTGGATTCTTCCAGGAATTTAAAACTGAAAGGTCACTAGAGGCTTTAAAACAGCTCACAGCTCCAACTGCAAAGGTTATGAGAGATGGAACAGTTAAAGTTATAAATGCAGAAAATATTGTAATAGGAGATATTATTTTATTAGAAAGCGGTGATAGAATTCCAGCGGATTGTATTTTAGTGGAAGACAGCAGTTTTATGGTAGATGAATCTCTTTTAACAGGAGAGTCCGTTGGTGTTTTGAAAAGCAGCAGTGATAAAAAAAATGAAATATATATGGGCACCACTGTTTTAACAGGGAAGGCAAAAGGTAAGGTATTTCAGACTGGAATGAAAACAGAAATGGGCAAAATAGCTGGTATGCTTCAGCACATTGAAACAGAAAAATCTCCATTAAAACAAAAGCTTACAGCTCTTGGGAAAGTACTTGTAATAATTTGTATAGCAATTTGTGCAATTGTTACTTTAACAGGCATAGCAAGAGGAGAAAATACCTATGATATGTTTCTTGTGGGAGTAAGTCTTGCTGTAGCAGCTATTCCGGAAGGCCTTCCAGCTATTGTAACTGTGGCACTGGCACTGGGAGTTTCAAGAATGCTGAAAAGAAATGCCCTTGTGAGAAAACTTCCTGCTGTTGAGACTTTGGGGTGCACATCTGTTATATGCAGTGATAAGACGGGAACATTAACAGAAAATAATATGACTGTAAAGGCTTTATATTTTAATAATTCTATATATAATACTGAGGATGGCAAAGTGCCCGAAAACATAATACTAAAAAAGATTTTTACATTTTGTAATGACTTTAACATAGATTACAAGGAAAATAATATAAATAAGGCTGTTTTAGGTGACCCTACTGAGACAGCTTTGGTAAAGGGATTTTTTAAAAACAGCAGTGATTTAAAAAAGTTTATATCTAATAGTAAAAGAATTTATGACATACCATTTAATTCAGACAGAAAATTAATGTCAGTAATAGTCAGGGATGAAACTGGTGACAAGGCTTATATTAAAGGTGCTCCTGAAAGAGTTCTTGAAAGATGTAAATATATTTTAATTAACGGCAGAAAAGAAATATTAACATCATATCATAAAAAAAATATAACATCTGCAATTGAAAACATGTCCTTTAAAGCATTAAGGCTTATTGCAGGTGCATATAAGGATAGTGTAATAGTAAAAAACAGTTCAGTTGAGAAAGATCTTATTTTTGTAGGAATAGCAGGTATAATTGATCCACCAAGAAAAGAGGTAAAGGATGCTGTACTAAAGTGCAGAATGGCAGGAATAAGGCCTGTAATGATTACAGGGGATCATAAAAATACAGCTTATGCCATTGGTAAGGAACTTGATATATGCAGAAATCAGGATGAAGTAATTACTGGAGAGGAAATAGACAAACTCAGTGATAAGGAATTTGCAAAAATTATTGATAAAGTAAATATATTTGCAAGAGTAAGTCCAAACCACAAGCTGAGAATAGTAAAGGCATTTAAAAACAAAAAAAATATTGTTGCCATGACTGGTGATGGTGTTAATGATGCACCAGCAGTTAAGGAAGCAGACATAGGAATATCCATGGGAATTTCAGGCACAGATGTTACTAAAGAAGCATCAGCCATGATATTACTGGATGATAATTTTGCAACTATAGTAGCTGCTGTAGAAGAGGGAAGAGTAATTTATGACAATATAAGAAAGTTTATAAGATATCTTTTGTCCTGTAATTTAGGAGAGGTTCTTACCATGTTTCTTTCTTCTCTTTTTTACATGAATACTCCATTGCTTCCAATACAGATCTTATTTATTAATTTAGCTACAGATGGGCTTCCTGCAATAGCTTTAGGAGTGGACCCTGCAGATGTGGATGTAATGGTTGGAAAGCCAAGACCTAAAGATGAAAGCATATTTGCAAGGGGTCTCAGTGAAAAGATATTAATAAGAGGTGTATTAATAGGAGTATGTACTATATTCAGCTTTATGTCAGGGCAGTACTTTGGAATGGATTTAAGATCATGCAGGACACTTGCATTGTGTACACTGGTCATGTCACAGCTTATTCATGTTTTCGAATGCAGATCAGAAAAACATTCTATTTTTGAAATTAAATTTTATACTAACTTGTATTTAGTTGGTGCAGTTATGGCTTCCATAGCAATGCTTTTATGTATAATTTATATTCCTTTTTTGCAGATAGTATTTCATACAGTACCTCTTTCACTTTCACAGTGGGCTATAGTAATATTCTTTTCAGGTACCATATCTCTTATCAATAGTGTGTATTTATATTTTAAATAA
- a CDS encoding flagellar hook-basal body complex protein — protein MLRIFYNSRSAMMAQQDKLDSISNNIANVNTDGYKREDVSFKDLVYETLDRKGYPITNKPAEQKQTINGTGVRTGQWIRDTKQGNLNSTGLNTDFAIVGPGYFSVTTINGGTAYERNGSFDIDASGTLVDKQGNRINLNLTPAGRAQLNNAGGFSKDNFNVNADGVIYLKGKNSTTVPIGKIDIYNAVGDNAFISVGDNLYTSAPGVQTFVQGDTKVKQGYLEGSNVDIAKEMTDMIVTQRAFELGSRGLKTADDMWGLVNSIRGR, from the coding sequence ATGCTGAGAATATTTTATAATAGCAGAAGTGCAATGATGGCACAGCAGGATAAATTAGACAGTATTTCAAACAATATTGCCAATGTAAATACTGATGGATATAAAAGAGAAGATGTAAGCTTCAAGGATTTAGTATATGAAACACTGGATAGAAAGGGTTATCCAATTACCAATAAACCAGCAGAACAAAAGCAGACCATAAATGGTACCGGTGTAAGAACAGGACAATGGATCAGGGACACAAAACAGGGAAATTTAAATTCAACAGGTTTAAATACTGACTTTGCCATTGTTGGACCTGGATATTTTTCTGTAACTACAATAAATGGCGGCACTGCATATGAAAGAAATGGATCTTTTGATATAGATGCTTCAGGTACTCTTGTTGATAAACAAGGAAACAGAATCAATTTAAACCTAACCCCGGCAGGCAGAGCTCAGCTTAATAATGCAGGTGGATTTTCAAAAGATAATTTTAATGTTAATGCTGATGGAGTTATATACTTAAAAGGAAAAAACAGTACAACCGTTCCTATTGGTAAAATAGATATTTACAATGCAGTTGGAGATAATGCATTTATATCTGTTGGTGATAATCTTTATACATCAGCTCCAGGTGTTCAGACATTTGTCCAAGGTGACACTAAAGTTAAACAAGGTTATTTAGAAGGATCAAATGTTGATATTGCAAAAGAAATGACAGATATGATAGTAACTCAGAGAGCATTTGAACTTGGCTCAAGAGGACTTAAGACTGCAGATGACATGTGGGGGCTTGTTAATAGTATAAGAGGAAGATAG
- a CDS encoding putative manganese-dependent inorganic diphosphatase gives MKDVVYISGHKNPDTDSICSAISYAEFKNRTGDVQAIPIRLGELSRETQFILKYFDVPVPELIETVKSQIIDLNIDKVAPISPEISLKMAWSIMKENNVKSLPVTDDGDKLIGLASLSNITSCYMDIWDNNIITKSHTTLDNILDTLAGKLIYSADDNPKLKGKIVVAAMTPDNAKEIIEEGDIVICGDRKDSQKLILQKKASLMIVTGEHPVDEEIIKEAAKVKCSIITTPYDTFTVTRLIPQSVPISYVMTHDNLISFRTDDFVDDVRNVMLQTRFRSYPVVDEHNKVVGRISRYHLISQNKKKVILVDHNERSQSVNGLEDADIIEILDHHRIADIQTGKPIYFRNEPVGCTATIVGSIFFEHGLRPSKKIAGLLCAAIISDTLLFKSPTSTNTDKMIVKRLANIANIDVEAFAKEMFKEGTSLKGRSLEDIFNTDFKTFALEQLKVGVAQVNTMDIEGFEPMREGMLKLMEEKSQKENYDLLILMLTDIIKGGSEMLTAGERKDLVSKAFNIQLTNNSVYVPGVLSRKKQVIPPLNSAIKN, from the coding sequence ATGAAGGACGTAGTATATATAAGCGGACATAAAAATCCTGATACAGATTCTATTTGTTCCGCAATATCATATGCAGAATTTAAAAACAGAACAGGTGATGTCCAGGCAATTCCAATAAGATTAGGAGAACTCAGCAGGGAAACTCAATTTATTTTAAAATATTTTGATGTGCCTGTTCCTGAATTAATTGAAACAGTAAAATCTCAGATAATTGATTTAAATATTGATAAAGTTGCACCTATAAGCCCTGAAATTTCATTAAAGATGGCATGGTCAATTATGAAGGAGAACAATGTAAAATCTCTGCCCGTTACTGATGATGGTGACAAATTGATTGGACTAGCTTCTTTATCCAATATTACATCATGCTATATGGATATTTGGGATAATAATATCATTACTAAAAGCCATACAACTTTAGACAATATTCTGGATACCCTGGCTGGAAAGTTAATCTATTCAGCTGATGATAATCCTAAACTAAAGGGTAAAATTGTAGTTGCTGCAATGACACCTGATAATGCCAAGGAGATTATTGAAGAGGGTGATATTGTAATCTGCGGTGACAGAAAAGATTCTCAGAAATTAATCTTACAAAAAAAGGCATCTCTAATGATTGTAACAGGGGAACATCCTGTAGATGAGGAAATAATTAAAGAAGCAGCCAAAGTTAAGTGTTCAATAATCACAACTCCCTATGATACTTTTACAGTAACAAGGCTTATTCCACAAAGTGTTCCAATAAGTTATGTTATGACTCACGATAATTTAATAAGCTTTAGAACTGATGATTTTGTTGATGATGTGAGAAATGTAATGCTTCAGACAAGATTTAGAAGCTATCCTGTAGTTGATGAACACAACAAGGTAGTTGGAAGAATATCAAGATATCATTTAATATCACAAAATAAGAAAAAAGTAATACTTGTGGATCATAATGAAAGATCTCAGTCCGTTAATGGATTAGAGGATGCTGATATAATAGAAATACTTGACCATCATAGAATAGCAGATATTCAGACAGGAAAACCAATTTATTTTAGAAATGAACCTGTTGGATGTACAGCTACAATAGTTGGTTCCATATTCTTTGAGCATGGCCTGAGACCTTCAAAGAAAATTGCTGGTTTACTGTGTGCAGCAATAATATCAGATACACTGCTGTTTAAATCACCAACATCAACAAATACGGATAAAATGATAGTAAAAAGGCTGGCAAACATTGCAAATATCGATGTTGAAGCTTTTGCTAAAGAAATGTTTAAAGAAGGTACTTCATTAAAGGGCAGAAGCCTGGAAGATATCTTTAATACAGATTTTAAGACCTTTGCCCTGGAACAGTTAAAAGTTGGTGTGGCACAGGTTAATACAATGGATATAGAAGGATTTGAGCCAATGAGAGAGGGAATGCTGAAGCTCATGGAAGAAAAATCCCAAAAGGAAAACTATGATCTACTTATTTTAATGCTTACTGATATAATAAAAGGCGGATCAGAAATGCTGACAGCAGGAGAAAGAAAAGATCTTGTTTCAAAAGCTTTCAATATTCAGCTTACAAATAACAGTGTTTATGTACCTGGAGTTCTTTCAAGAAAGAAACAGGTTATACCACCACTTAATTCAGCAATTAAAAATTAA
- a CDS encoding CPBP family intramembrane glutamic endopeptidase, with the protein MNNISVTKIENKVKFKFMAMLCIVILFVLRIPFLGFLTLILGVEHSAVLYPIFEIGTYFFTALFIWTERDRLKEYHMDTISVFIFTLGPLWYKYSDFKIRIPMMIIGLILLAALIASKHKFSRVTMKNIRWIIIGMAAGAVTAVISSFFLSKQVNNTGMKATFSLALISILTQLTNAAILEEPFFRGILWGALKKLRWKDGWIYITQALLFWIGHIYYINTYPYSFWIVVPLASLVLGILAWRSRSIATSMAAHGMINGLGQILTFYKL; encoded by the coding sequence ATGAATAACATATCTGTAACGAAAATAGAAAACAAAGTAAAATTCAAGTTTATGGCAATGTTATGTATTGTAATTCTTTTTGTGTTAAGGATACCATTTCTAGGATTCTTAACATTAATACTAGGTGTAGAGCACTCAGCAGTATTATATCCTATCTTTGAAATTGGGACATATTTTTTTACAGCATTGTTTATATGGACAGAAAGGGATAGGCTCAAAGAATACCATATGGATACAATTTCTGTTTTTATTTTTACTCTTGGCCCGCTATGGTATAAATACAGTGATTTTAAAATCAGAATTCCAATGATGATAATTGGATTAATTCTTTTAGCAGCTCTTATTGCTTCTAAGCACAAATTCTCCAGGGTAACCATGAAAAATATAAGGTGGATAATCATAGGCATGGCAGCAGGTGCAGTTACTGCAGTAATATCTTCGTTCTTTTTATCAAAGCAGGTAAATAACACAGGGATGAAGGCTACATTTTCTCTTGCTTTAATATCAATTTTAACTCAGCTTACAAATGCAGCAATTTTAGAGGAACCATTCTTTAGGGGGATTTTATGGGGTGCTTTAAAAAAACTAAGATGGAAGGATGGATGGATTTATATAACACAGGCTTTACTTTTCTGGATCGGGCATATTTATTATATTAATACTTATCCTTATTCCTTCTGGATAGTTGTGCCATTAGCATCGCTAGTGCTTGGTATCTTAGCATGGCGATCAAGATCCATAGCCACCAGCATGGCTGCCCATGGAATGATAAATGGATTAGGGCAGATATTAACTTTTTACAAGCTATAA
- a CDS encoding Wadjet anti-phage system protein JetD domain-containing protein, whose product MKDLSSFSKKIIELDEIEGIYKPETYDSLCKVVSDLLKEDSISPVKSSGGNGKKPTLYKKYRILEKHRDNSKLYDEINYKLSSKLDIEYYKNHIDKYKEHREYIIKLSDFITNNNHLLSVPVSMNERSFQIWGREKFLQKEGGKTIVKNLGLRLEDLNYYDTSEPLAYYSKCREIPQNILIIENKDTYYTMRRHLIGGGETILGENIGTLIYGGGKNINKALNDYKISVEDYVSDIRNKILYFGDLDYEGIIIYEGLYKLFSKEYNMVPFITGYKKMIHKADAESICLPKTKEGQNKNISDIFLREFHKEYRAEIEKILTSGLYIPQEIINITDL is encoded by the coding sequence ATGAAAGATTTAAGTAGTTTTAGTAAAAAAATAATAGAATTAGATGAAATAGAAGGAATATACAAGCCTGAAACATATGACAGCTTATGTAAGGTGGTATCTGATTTATTAAAAGAAGATAGTATTTCACCTGTAAAAAGCAGCGGAGGAAATGGGAAAAAACCTACCTTGTATAAAAAATACAGGATATTGGAAAAGCATAGGGATAATAGTAAGCTTTATGATGAAATAAATTATAAACTTTCAAGTAAATTAGATATTGAATATTATAAAAACCATATAGATAAATATAAAGAACATAGGGAATATATTATTAAATTAAGTGATTTTATTACAAACAATAATCATTTATTAAGTGTACCTGTTTCCATGAATGAAAGATCCTTTCAGATATGGGGAAGAGAAAAGTTTTTACAAAAGGAAGGCGGAAAAACCATTGTTAAAAATCTGGGGTTACGTTTAGAAGATTTAAATTATTATGATACCTCTGAACCTTTGGCATATTATTCAAAATGCAGAGAAATACCTCAGAACATTTTAATAATAGAAAACAAAGATACTTACTACACCATGAGAAGACATTTAATAGGGGGTGGAGAAACTATTTTAGGAGAAAATATTGGTACCTTAATATATGGCGGTGGAAAAAATATTAATAAAGCTTTAAATGATTATAAAATATCAGTTGAAGATTATGTTTCAGATATAAGAAATAAAATATTATACTTTGGTGATTTGGATTATGAAGGAATAATTATATATGAAGGACTATATAAACTATTCAGCAAAGAATACAATATGGTGCCTTTTATAACAGGATATAAGAAAATGATTCATAAGGCAGATGCTGAATCAATTTGTTTACCAAAGACAAAAGAAGGCCAGAATAAAAATATAAGTGATATATTTTTAAGAGAATTTCATAAAGAATACAGGGCTGAAATAGAAAAAATATTAACATCTGGTTTGTATATACCACAGGAGATAATAAATATCACAGATTTATAG
- a CDS encoding histidine phosphatase family protein translates to MGTEKRGKIILFLMRHGQTVLNKAEITQGWCDGNLTEEGAKAALNAGIGLSDVKFKAVYSSDLGRAVKTAETVIKENKNGSSLNLKKLKGLRELNFGKYEGQMEKILIKDMLHYMNVSSFREAMEKYDFQKEFCNCCAALDETNKAEDYDTVIKRVMDTLKEICLKNLDDFNENVLVVAHGGIIRLIIDHLDKSFNVESIDNLSISKIIYENGSFRVESVNDNSYYKKGQALKKETI, encoded by the coding sequence ATGGGTACAGAAAAAAGGGGTAAAATTATTTTATTTTTAATGAGACATGGGCAGACTGTATTAAATAAAGCTGAAATAACTCAGGGATGGTGCGATGGAAATCTTACAGAAGAGGGAGCTAAAGCAGCTTTAAATGCAGGAATAGGCCTTAGTGATGTAAAGTTCAAAGCAGTATACAGCAGCGATTTAGGAAGAGCAGTGAAAACAGCAGAAACTGTTATAAAAGAAAATAAAAATGGCAGCAGCTTAAATCTTAAAAAGCTTAAAGGATTAAGAGAATTAAATTTTGGAAAATATGAAGGACAAATGGAAAAGATACTGATAAAGGACATGCTTCATTATATGAATGTAAGCTCCTTTAGGGAAGCTATGGAAAAATATGATTTTCAGAAGGAATTCTGCAATTGCTGTGCTGCCTTGGACGAAACAAATAAAGCAGAGGATTATGATACAGTAATTAAAAGAGTTATGGATACTTTAAAGGAGATATGCCTTAAGAATTTAGATGATTTTAATGAAAATGTGCTTGTTGTAGCTCATGGAGGAATAATAAGACTTATAATTGATCATTTAGATAAAAGCTTTAATGTAGAAAGTATAGATAATTTAAGCATTTCTAAGATTATATATGAAAATGGAAGCTTTAGGGTAGAATCTGTAAATGATAATAGTTACTATAAAAAAGGACAGGCACTGAAGAAAGAAACTATATAA